The Gemmatimonadaceae bacterium DNA segment TGGGCCACGTAGTCCTCGGCCGACATCCCGGCCGCCCGCGCCTCGCGCCCCACGCGCCGCATCACGTCGGTGCCCCAGAACACGGCGAGCGACGTCGGGACGGAGTTGATCCCCCATCGATAGTCCCAGGCGCGAAGCAGCGTCATCTGCTTCGTCAGCCGCGCCTTGAGCGGATCGCCCGCCGGGGTCGCGTCATACGCTTTGACCAGCGGCGGAATCATGGTCGCGAACGCCGGCAGATAGCTGTCGAACGCCGCCGCCGTCAGCGACGACATGGTAAAATCCTTATGGCCGGGCAGCACGCGCAGGGCGTGGTAGCCGCGAGGGCTCTCCTCCGTGCCCGTCTCCACGTACCTGGGATAGTCACGCCGCTTGGGGCTGCTCGGCCCCGCCGCCGACCACGGCCAGTTGTTCGAATTGTACAACCAGCCGGTGGCCGGATTGAGCAGGCCCGGCGTCTGGTCGATCGTCAGCAGGCCGTGATAGTCGGTGGCCGGATTGCTGCCGTCCACCGGCTTGGTCCAATCGAAGCTCGTATCACGCCGCGGGATGTAGTTCGAATGGAAGTACGCGATGTTGCCCTCGGCGTCCGCGAAGATCGTGTTGTTGGAGGAGTTGGTGTGCAGGTGCATGATGTTCCGGAACGCCGCGTAATCCTTGGCCTTGGTGCGCGTGTACGACTGGATGAGCGCGTTCACCGGGCTCTGCATCAGGCTGATGCTCACCCAGCGGTCCCCGTCCTGGCGAATGACCGGACCGTGCTGCGTGTAATAGGCGGTGAACGTCCGGCTGGCCATCCCGCTGGCCGTCTTGTACGGCACGGTGATCTGCGTGGAGACCACGGGGAGTTCACGGTCGCCGTGCTTGTAGACGTAGCCGTCCCCCCGCTTGGTGACCGTCTCCAGGAATTCGTCGATGTTGTCCACGCCGCTCGAGGTGTGCATCCACCCGGCGGTCGGATTGAACCCCTGATAGATGAAGAACTGACCCCACGTGACCGCGCCGTACGCGTCCAGTCCCTCGTCGCTCACCATCTGCAGCTCCGAGCGGAAATAGAACGACGTGTGCGGGTTGATCCACAGCAGCGCGTGGTGGTCGAGCGTGTTCTTGGGCGCAATGGCGATGCCGTTGGAACCCGACGGCTCGGGCGGCGGCCCGTCGCCCTCCGCTCCCCGCCCACGTCCCGCCGGCAGCGGCACGCCGCCATAGAAGTTCGCCAGCCCGGCGAGGTTCACACGCTCGATGTCGCCGCCGATGCTGCCTTCGGTGAAGCTGAGCGCCATCCACGGCTCGAAATGCGTGATCACCCGAGGCTTCACCTGCGGATGCGTATACAGATAGTAGTTGAGCCCGTCGGCGAACGCGTCCATGAGCGACCGCAGCCAGGCCGGGCTCTCGCCGTACATCTTCCGCAACGAATCGGGATTGATGAACAGCTTCATGCGAAGGTCGCGCCAGACCTGTGACTCGCCCTCCGCCTCCGCCAGCCGCCCCATCGCGTCGAGGTAGTTGGTCTCCACTCGGTTGAAGTCGTCCTCGGCCTGTGCGTATTCCATGCCGAATACAGCGTCG contains these protein-coding regions:
- a CDS encoding penicillin acylase family protein; translated protein: MKKFLVLCAAAAASLAPRAARAQSAQEVARWQQEAQRVTIIRDDWGIAHVYGHTDADAVFGMEYAQAEDDFNRVETNYLDAMGRLAEAEGESQVWRDLRMKLFINPDSLRKMYGESPAWLRSLMDAFADGLNYYLYTHPQVKPRVITHFEPWMALSFTEGSIGGDIERVNLAGLANFYGGVPLPAGRGRGAEGDGPPPEPSGSNGIAIAPKNTLDHHALLWINPHTSFYFRSELQMVSDEGLDAYGAVTWGQFFIYQGFNPTAGWMHTSSGVDNIDEFLETVTKRGDGYVYKHGDRELPVVSTQITVPYKTASGMASRTFTAYYTQHGPVIRQDGDRWVSISLMQSPVNALIQSYTRTKAKDYAAFRNIMHLHTNSSNNTIFADAEGNIAYFHSNYIPRRDTSFDWTKPVDGSNPATDYHGLLTIDQTPGLLNPATGWLYNSNNWPWSAAGPSSPKRRDYPRYVETGTEESPRGYHALRVLPGHKDFTMSSLTAAAFDSYLPAFATMIPPLVKAYDATPAGDPLKARLTKQMTLLRAWDYRWGINSVPTSLAVFWGTDVMRRVGREARAAGMSAEDYVAQRASPHELLASLAAASDTLTADFGNWQTPWGDINRFQRINDDIDPHFDDAEPSIPVPFTSSVWGSLASFGAHAYSNTKKWYGTSGNSFVAVVEFGDSVRARAVTAGGESGDVHSPHFDDEAERYATGNLRVVYFYKSQLKGHTEREYHPGG